The uncultured Sunxiuqinia sp. genomic sequence AACAGCAGCTTTAGTCCTTTTACTCCTTTACAAAGTTATAAGATGGATAATTGCTAAAAAAGCAAGAGGTGTTAGCATATTAGTACTACTGCTCATTATAGGTGTTGGCTACACCATCAACCATCTGTTTTTCACAAAAATGGAATTCATTCAGTCTAAAGTATATCCTAATTTATACCTAGTGAAGAATGAAATCAAAGACCGGACGGAATTACAGCAAATCATAAAGAAAAAGGTGGTTAATATGATAGATAATGGTTTAATAGACCATCAAGAAATATATTCAAAAAATACCTCTAAAGCACCTTACGCTACTTTAGCTTTTTACACGTATAACAAAAATTCACAGCTATCATTATTTCAAGATTATGGTACCGCTTATTTCATAGAAAAAAAAGAAGATTTAGGCGGAATGATTGTGGAAGACTTGTCTATGTACGGTAAATACAAATTGGCTACCTATAACCTTCGTACATATAAAAATGACACTACATGCTATTATGGCATATTAAATTATTACAAAGAGGGCTACATTATAAAAACAGATACTTTATTAAGACAATCTTGTGGAAATAAATCCCAAAAGACAACTGAGCAACAGTTAGAGAGTCCAGCCAATATTGAAGAAGCAACAGAAATAACCCCTATTCCAAGTGAATTTAAAAGCCTGTTAAAGCCAAATGAAACATTAAAATTGGGTGTCGTTTATACCGATACTGTGCGATATGTAAATTTTGATGATAATGGAGATTATTTGCTGTTTTTTGTAGAAAAAAGCCAGGATACTATCGGTCTTATACACAATAAACATAACTCCGAATTTATTCAAGGTGAAACCCTTGAAATACAATGGAAAATAGATAGTCTGCGACCTGCAGGTGATCCTGAATTTTTAGAGTTTAAAGAGTTTCTAATTTCAGCTAAAAATAGTAAAAACTAGCAATGGCCAATAGAAAGTACATATCACAAGTTTTAAACAGTATTTTTTTACTCACACTATTACTTTTTGTATTGGATGTTTTCACTGTTTTTGAAATTAAAAACCAACCTATAAAGACATTTGTTTATATCGGTATCATAGCTCTAGCCCCGCTAATTTTAATTTGGCATTTATGGTTTTTTAAAAGTTCAAAAAGAAAAATTATAAACGCCATGCTTCCTTTACTTACACTCATAGGAATTTTGTTTGTTGGGCCTATTGAAATATTGTTTTCATCAAGTAGTTGGAAAACACAAAAAGTGCTCTATCAGAGCGAAAATACATTCTTCAATAAAACAGAAATTCAAACACAAGATTTAGGCGCATTGGGTTTTAACAAGCGAATAGTTGAAGTTAGATACTTAACCAAATGGTTTATGATTGTTAAACCGATAACTAAAAGTGTTAGTGATGATACAATTAAGGGCAGATTCAATAAAACTAAAATAAAATGACATTTGCATTTCAAATACTTATATCCTCAGCCATTTTTTGTGTGCTCATACTTGTAGTATTGGGCATTCAAAAAAAAGGGTTTTTAAAACATAAAGCCATTACCATTTTATTACTCATAGTAACAAGTTTGTTTTTTTGTACTTCACTGTTTTTTTGTTATTCAGAATTTACTGCCTATGAGGTAAGAAAAAAACAATACGCTCAAGATGATAAAAATGCTTTAGATGTAATGGACAATATTGCTTCTAACCAAGGAGAAATTGATGCATATAAATATTTTAAATCATACCGCAGCTCTTTAAATGGCTACGAGTTTTTTTTAATAGATATGATTCGAAATAGTCACCAAGAACAGGTTTCCTATATTTATAATCTGCGCGACAAAATTGTTGAACAGTTTGAAAGTGAGGAATATAACCAAGAGTATTGGAACAAGGTTTTTTCCATTGTTTTTCAGCAAGAAAATAGTACTAAAACGTATTTAAAATCTAATTATGAAGTTACTAGCATTATTCCTCCTGATGATGTTTATACTGAGTTAAATGGTGACTATGGCGACTTGAATGATGCTGAAAACTTCAGTTACTTTGAAAGTCTTTGTAATCTTATATATATTGAAGGCGAAATAAAAAACCCTGAAAATAGGTCCGCAGCACGTATTGAAATACTTTGGCAATACAACAAGGCCTTTATCTATACATTTTTTTCAAAATCAAAATACGACCAATTGTGCAGACAACTGGTTAACGACCTAATAATCGTTTACGACCGTATTGTTGCTCAACCTAATTACAAATCCTTTTACGAAGCGTACGATGTTTCTGATGATGTGTTTCTAGATTTTCCGTCTAAGGAATTCACGAGTTCTTTTCAATTTTCGTGGCCCTTTAGTTTCTGGGATAGACGCTTTAGCGAACATAACAGTGAACAAGTTTACAATATCTTAAAAGAACTTCAAGATCATTACAGCAATTAAAAACAGGATGAAAAAAACTATTGTCATATTAATTGCAACAGGATTCGCTTTGGTGGGGGTGGGGTTTTATTTCGCTCAAAAATCGTTGCAGTATATTACTAACAAAGAAGAGAAAATCAAATTATTGGATAGCATCGCTGACGATAAAGCTAAAATAGAACGTGCTTTTAGTCAACTTCAAAACAATACTATAAACTATCAGCATCTAGAGCTCAATCAATACGATTATAATGCGGTTTACCCTTGTTTACAAGAATATATAAACAAAAATAATTTACCTTCAAATTGCGATGAGCAATTATTAAGAGTTGTTATTGATGATTTTGGAGAAGTAGGTATGGTAAATGCAATCGTTGGTGAAGCTATTGATTTTACCAACCTATCGTTTAATACTCATTTTATTAATGATTTATTTAAGGAAGAAGCATTGCTAAAATCAAAACTCATTTTAAGTTTTTTTAATAAGTACCGAAATGCAGAGCGATTACAACACGTTTTTAATAAGTATAAAAATCACATCTACAAGATTCTTCCCAAGAGTGTTTATGAAAAAGTATTCGAGAAACAACTTACAGCATGCATTGCTGCTTATAACGAAATAAAAAGCAAACCAGATGAAGAGGCTTTTTTTAAAGACATCTATTTTAAGGCAGACACTCAAAAACTACACGGTAAATATTGGAATATTACATTTTGGAAACGAAGAGCATTAGAAAAAAACGATACAATGCTGTATTCCATCTTAAAAGAAATTAAAACACATTATAATCAAGTTGATTAGAAATACAATTTGAAAATGAAACGACAATACATACTATTGCTATTAATTTTTAGTTCTTGCGCCCAAAAAGCCAATACTAACAGCATTAAAGATACCGTGGAAATTCCCTCAAAAGTAAAAGATGTAGAGGATGCAGTGGATACTGTGGAAGCAGTCGCACAAACAGATAACAGCACAAACTTTAAAGAAGTGTTACAAAAACTGAAACAAAAAAGTGTTCCATTAATTGATAGTACTTCATTTGATAGTTTTATAGATGAAGAAGACTACAAAACAATCAATACAGAAGCATTAAAACTGGTTAAGATTTATAAAAATTGGAACAATCCAAACTATAACTACCGAGCTATCGATGCCTACCGCTTAAATTTATCTAACAAGTTTTATACTGTTGTTGTTAGCGTATTACTAGGAGATAATGAATTAGAAAACCGACTTATTAATTACGATTTAAATGGAAGTATTATTACTTCTGAAATTGTAGCTTATGACGAAATAGCTGAAGGTTGGACACGATATCAATCAAAAATTGAAGCTAAAAAAATCACAATAAAATATCACGTTTTGGTAAGTGATGATGATGCTTCGCAAATGGAAATCAACACCTTAAAAATTGAAGCTAACGGAACTTTAAAACAATTAACTATTGATGATGTGTTTTACGCATTAGTAATAAAAACGCTTAACATTAACAGTAAAAAATTAATTCCTAGTCTACAGGCATTCAAAATTCTTCCCAATAGCCCTAACCAAGCTGTTGTAGTTATTCCAGAAGTAGTAGAAGGTAGTGAAGAAGAGCATTATTTTTATCTTAACACACATATAGCCATCGTAAATTTAGAAACCAAGCAGATTACACATCAATACTTTGAAAGTTCAAAAACAAACGGTTGGGTTTCCGATGCAATTGTATTAACAGATATTATAATTGATACAGCTCCGTATTCTGTTACTGATAATATAAGAGCTTTTGGTATTAAAACCCATTTTGTTGGTAGTTCGCGAGCCAATCAATATGAAAGTGAAAACCTTTCCTTGTTTGTGAAATTGGAAGATAAGCTCCAAAAAGTGCTAGATAATTATGAAGTTCTGAACAATGGTGGCGAATGGGACGGGTTTTGTTTTGGAAAATTCATAAAAGAAGAAAAAATACTCATCATATCCCCTCAAAAAACAAATGAATATTATGATATCATTGTGAAAAATAAAATCACTGAAACCAACAATTTTGAAGATGAAAAAGGAGAGTGTGATTATAAAGAAACTATTACTCATCAAACATCAGTTTTAAAGTTTGATGGGAAAACCTATAACTAAAATAGTTGCAAACAGAAGCTTTTCTAAACACAGGAATAAATCTACCAGGAGAACAAAAAGTTAAGGGGCCATTTGAAAAAGACAATTCAGATAGAATGAAAAATACAATAGGACTTTTATTATTAGCTCTAATTTCCTGTCAAGGCAAATAGGAACAGAAAAACATTACGAATAAATCAAGTTTTTCACAAACCAATGAATTAATCAATAACAAAAACAATTTGTTTATACTTAATGAAGAGAGCAGTGAAAATTCTGTTAGAATTATTCCACCTAAAAATTCTGATTTTGAATTCCCTGATAGCTCAGCGAAAGCTGAACCATATAAAAATGGTGATTTTAATGCTGACGGAAAAGAAGACATACTGGTTTGTGTAGGTACTTGTGGAACAGGAGCTTGTTTGTGCAGTTTGTTTTTAAATCAATATGACAACTTTTACAAACTAGTTTTTATCGATTATTTGAAGAATGTTGAATTTAATGTAGACAAAAACGGAATTTGGACAATTGAATCATCAGAAGAATTTGAACCATACAATCCTTTCAAAATTCAAATAACTACTTTTAAGTTTGACAAAAGTAAATATCAATATAAAATAGACACTATATTTGTTTATTGTGATAAAGAAGTGGAACAAATAATGAATGAAGAAAAAACGAACGGTTAACAATGTAAATGTAATGCGGGTTTCAGTGGGTAATTAAATCGTAGTTCGTTGTTGCAACACCGCCAATTCGTCTGCGACGATTGACGGAAAATTTGAAATATTGAATAACCGAATTGGCTCCGTGCGGTTTTGAAAGTTCATCACTTTTAATCCCGCACTCCACTTACATAAACCGCCATACTGTCTAAAAACCTCTTTCCATGAAAGAATTATTTGGGTAGCTGGCTTTAATAAGAATGAAATATTGAAACTTCAACGGCTTAATTTCACTTTTTAGACAGACTGCCGTTGTGTGTAATTGTGTGTCGTCCTAAAATATGTCTACACTAAAACAGTAGATATGTATAAAAATGATGGCGTAACCAGGCGTTACAGTGAGAGTTTCAAACTCAAGATTTTAGCCGAACTTAGTCCGGTTAAATATTCCAAAAGACAATTGGCCCGAATTTATAGGATACAGTCCAGTACAATCAACGAATGAGTACGAAAGTAAGACCGCAAAGACTTATCAGATAGAAACAAAAGATGAAATAAGTCGCTTAAAAGCCCTTCAAAAAGGCCCTGTGCCACACAAAGCTAACAGCAGGTCTTATACATCACTCCGACAAAGGGGTGCAATACTGTAGCCAGATGTATGTAATTGAGCTGAAAAGAAAAGAAATACAAATCAGCATGACAGAAGAGAATCATTGTTATGAGAATGCAGTGACAGAAAGGGTTAACGGTATCCTGAAAGATGAGTTTTACCTCGACCAGTGCTTCTTTTCTACCCTACAGGCAAAACGTGCTGCAAAAAATGCTATTAAACTATATAATAATAAAAGGCTTCATTTATCGTTAGGGTATAAAATACTACATTTGGTGTTTTTTAATGTAGCTTGAATCAATGTTTAACCTGTAGCCGTATTTTACGGACTAAACAGCTGTCAGATGAGTTTTTCAAAAAAAATAACATTATTACTTTTTATTCTTATGACACTTAACAGTCATGCACAATTACAAAAACCACCTCTTTCTGGTTATTATATTGCTGATTCTGTAAGTCATAATCTTAATGAATCAGATCAATTAAATTGGTCAAAACACACTTACTCTTATTTGAATATGGAAGATAAGGTGTTAACAACCTATTTATTTCCTAAAAATCAAATTGATAGTTTAGATATAGAAAAAAAAGAGTTTAGAAAAGCTTTTTTTACAAACAAACCAACCCTTATTTGGAAGGATGAAAATCGTTTTGCAATAAGCATAGAGGACACTGTTTTTGATAATGTGATTAAAATCTATTCAGAGTTAATACGTGTTGAAGAAAACGACGAACGTATTGTACTGGCAAAAAAATATATCGAACAAAAGCAGCAGGAAGCAGATGCGACTTACTTAGCATTAAAACAACAATTTCTTCAACCATTAAACACCTCGAATGGTTACATAGAATATATTCCCAATACAGCATTTGGTTTTGCAAAGCCTTTAAGCGTTCACTCCAGAAGTAATGTATATATAGACCGCAATTTTGGCTACCAGTTAGATGACCTAATAAATAACAATTTATTGGATAAAGATAATTTGCTTTTTTGTGGAATTTACAAAGATGAAACGAATACAGATAATTACAACGGTTTAAATCTGGCTATTATAAAATCGGATCAGCCTTTTACGTTACATGATTTTGTAAAAAAACTCAACTTAGAACAAGTAACTATTATTTTTAGAACAGAAGAAACCTTACTGATTAAAAGCAATTTTGAAGAATACATTTTCTTTTCTGTAAAAAAGCTAGACCGCAACAGTTATGCTATTGCAAAAGGTATTACAAATTCATTTAAGTATTCTAAAAAACAATTTCAGCTTTTTTCTACAATAGATAAAACAGAAAATGTAAATGCTTTACCTGTAGATGCTTTGTATACAGAATTACCACTAACAAAAGCAGATAGTTTGTTTTCAGAAAAGGTGGACAAGGTGCTGCGAGATAAAACACTTCCTCAAAATTTTATCGAAAAATCATTAACCGGAAATTCGATTTACAATGTATTTAACAAGCGTTCTTCGATGCATTCATATCTGCAATTCAAAGAAAAGTCTATTTCTGGTTTAATCGAAAGTATAAAAGCAGAAAATAGTGCATACAATTTAATACATCAAGACAAAAATAGCCTCGTTTATGAGCATAAAGGATCTTTTAACGCATTTGTTTTAAAACCCTATAAAGAGTACACTGTATTGCTATGCTTAAAGCAGATTGAAATAAGTTCTCCGATAAAAAACCCTATAGACAAATCTGTCTATTTTTATAAAAACGCAAAAGCAATAGAATTAAATGATTACCCACTTACTGAAAATTTAAAGCTATATCTTAATTATTTTAAAAGTGTTTGGCCTGTTTTTAACGAGAAGAACAACTTATTCATTGTATGTAAAGATAAAAATACAGAAGGTGTGCTTTCTGTAAAAGGAAATTATGTTTTACCTTTAAAATATAACGATATCACTTATTCAAAAGAAACTAAAGGGTTTTATATAGAAACGTATAATAAAAAAATAATTAAAGCCAAACCAGAAGATGCTAATCAGAACGATAGAATTGAGGAAAGTAATAGAAAGCGAGGTTGGGCAAGTGAAGATGGCAAAACAATTATAGAACCGCAGTACCACAGTATCGCTAAAATTCGAGGTGCAAACTTAGCACATATTTACAGCCATAATGATGAGGAAGGGATATTAAATATTACTACAAAAAACTATGTTATTCCTTTAAAAAAACACAGGATTAGGCATTATAAGCAAGAACGTTATTTTGTGATTTCTGAAGATTCTGGCTTACAATATTTAGCAAACTATCAAGGAGATATAAAAGGGCCTTTTGATAGAATAAAAAATAATTCAGGTCAGTTTACAGGGTTTAAAAACGGCGTAGAAACGAAGATTGTATTTGATTAATTGAAGCATAAAAACGGGAGAAATAACTCGTTTTGAAACACCTTAATTGCGAAAGTTAAAAACATAAAACGTCAATTTCAATACTAAAAAAGTTGTGCCGAAAAAAACGAAAATGTAACAACGTCTATAATTTATTGTGGTTTTGTGCATAACCAAAATTTAGTCATACATTTATGAAGCTTGATTTTATATGATAGAAAGTTTGCTGACATTTTCCACAACGAAATCATAGCCAAAACCTTTACCTGCAAGGTTAAAAAAAGAGATGGAACTATAGATTGAAAATAAGCTAAACTATTAATAAAAGGAAAATGACTGCTTTGATGAAGATTTTGTTTTGCCTAGTCGCTTTTACCATAAGGGGCAATTAGAAAATCCAATGCATATTGTACACAATTGCAAATCACACAAACCAATCCCAAAATCAAAATTTGCAAAAGAGTTCAATTTTGCGAACGCTCCTCAATTCTGGCTGAATTGCTATTTAACAAAATGGTCCTAAACAAAAACAATCAGGTAATCCCTGAAAGCACTGCGAACTTCCTTTAAAGCCAAACTAACCTGGCTTTCTACATTTCGTTTGGTGGTGTCTAATTCCTGAGCAATTTCTTCGTTCGTCATGCCTTGTTGCCGAAGCTGATAGACTTTTTTCCGTTGGGCGGGCATTTTTTCAACAATCATTTCAATTAAAAGCGCCTTTTCCAAAGCAATGTATTCCTCCTCCGGGCTATGAGAAAATGTTGAAGGAGCCTGCATTTCAATAATGGTTTTGCTTGCGTACTTTCTTTTCAGAAAATTGAGGGCTTTATTTTTGGCAATGGTGTATAAATACGAATCAAATGATTTTTCAGGGTCAATGCTTTTATGATTTTGCCACAAGCCGACAAAAACTTCTTCCGCCAGTTCCTCAGCATCGGCCATTGTTTTTACATAGCCCAAAATAAAAGTCCTGACCTTTGTGTAGTAGAAAATGAAGACTTTTTCAAAAGCCGGATGATTCCCTTTTTGCAATGCTGCTAATGTGGACTGGTTGATTTTTGTCATAAAACGACGAAGGTAGATTTTCCTGTTCAGAGTGCAAAGCCCAATTTACTTCCCGCAACCGGAATAAAGTCTTTTTAGTAAAATTTAAATTTTTTGTTGAGTTTCTGCCAACTTAATTGTATTCCTTATAAAATGACAAATATGCAGCATAAGCATTTATGGATAATTTTTCTGGTAATACAATGTTTTTCGGTATTTCAGGTAAAAGGGCAGGAACTGCAAAAAGATACAATTTCTGTTCCTCACCCGTTACAGGATAAAGGGGATTTGCGGTTACAACCGGTTCAACCAACTCCGCAACTGGCAATGCCGGAACTATTGAACAATGATGAGAGCCTTCACAGAATTTCAATTGATAGGAAAATTGCAAGCTTCAATTTTAATCGGGAATTGAAATATTTAAATGCCCTGAAAAGAGATTCGTCCTCTATGATTTTGCCAATGTTCCCCGGACTGGGCGATTATCAAAATTTTGGTGGAACATTGGGAAGTTTCAACATAACAAACAGGCTGGCTATAGATTATGGCGCTTTTATTAGCGCACAATACGGTTATCTTTTTTCAACCAAACAAATTGTTTTAGGCAGTAACTTACTGTTACGTTACGCTATTACAAACAAGCTACAATTTCAAACATGGGGGCAATACGTTACGCCCGGAAACAGTCCTGACCCCGCCTTTAACATGCGAACCTTTTTCCCAACAACTAATTTTGGAGCAGGACTGCAATACGATTCCAATGAGAAAACAAAAATCAAGGTTGGAATCGAATATCAATACGACCAAAGTGACAAGACCTGGAAACCGGAATCGGGCGGGAAAGTGCTTTTAAAGTTTTAAGAACAAGCAATATGGAATCTAATAAGAAATCGGATGCAGCGGAAATGCTGCGGCTTTATTTACAAGACCGGTATTCTCTGGAAACGGAAGAAAAAGTTCAACAGTGGCTGGTAAAAAATCCTGTAACGGAAGAGATGGAGCAGGCATCAAAAGAATATTGGGACTCAATAAACACAGGAAAAGATGCGACCGCGTTTGAGGCGTTAAAACGGGTGAATACAAAAATTGGCATTTATTCCGAAGAAAAGAAAACTGTTTGGTTAAGAACTTTCTCAAAAGTGGCGGCTATTTTCATCTTGCTTATAGGAATAAGTGGAGTTTGGTTTTACCTGCAACATCAGAGCAGTCCGGCAATGGTTGAAATTTCGGCAGCGTATGGCGAAATGAAACATGTAGCATTGCCCGACCAAACAGAGGTTTGGCTCAATGTGGGAAGTTCTTTAAAATATCCATCAGTGTTCAATCAGAAAATACGTTCGGTTAGCTTAACCGGGGAAGCATTTTTCTCGGTAACGAAAAACCAATTGAAGCCTTTTGTGGTAGAAACAAAGAACCTGACAGTAAAAGTCTTGGGGACAAAATTCAATTTGAAAGCCTACCCGGATGAGCACCAAACGACAGCTACTTTGCAGGAGGGGAAAATAGAAGTTCAAACTGCAAAAAATCAAAAACAACAAATGGTGCCGAATGAGCAATTGGTTTACAACAGCGAAACTTCAATCTTGAAAGTGGCAAAAATCAATCCCGAAGACATCCCGGATTGGAAAAACGGTAATCTATTATTCTCGGAAGCTACACTGGGTGAAATATTGCAAACACTCGAACGGCGTTTCAATATTTCTTTCGATACAGATAAATCCATTGACTTATCAACCGAACGTTATACCATAAAGTTTGAACGGGAAGAAACCCCGGCGCAAATACTTCAGGTTTTAGCAGATATGGCCGGGAACTTTTCCTATTCCTCGAAAAGCGGACAAATTACATTGAAAAAAAGATAGTATAAACCAAAACAGAATGCCTATGAAAAAACAGAACCGGTAAAAAGATAGCGCTTTCTACCGGTTCAAAACGAAGATACAAAATCAACTCTGCGAAAAGTAACTTAGTATCAACAATACAAATGTAATAGAATGAACTTTAAAAAATTAATGATAGTATTTCTTACCCTTTCAGTTTTTCTGTTTGCGTTCTCGAAACAGTCGATGGCACAGGAAAAACGCATAACAATTCAAAAAAAGAATATTTCACTAAAAGATGCCTTTAACGAAATTGAACGGCAAACCGACTACAGTATAGCCTACAAAAAATCGGAAACCAACGAGAAGCAAAAAATCAATCTTTCATTAAAGGACGTGAGTCTTGAAAAAGCGTTGGAAGAAATATTGAAAGAAACAGGGCTTACTTACAAAATAAGTGGCTACCATATTATTCTGACCCCGAAAAAGGAAAAGTCGGAAACAAAAGATACCGGCCTTACCCAAACCATACGCGGAACGGTTTACGATGCAGAAACAGGACAACCTGTGGAGTTCGCCAATATTTCATTGATAGAAAATCCTACAACAGGAACCATTTCAGATAGCCTGGGGCATTTTGCCATTCGTGGAGTTCCGCTGGGGTACGCCAACATCAAAGTCTCTTTTGTTGGGTATCAATCCTATATTTACCGCGAGATATTGCTGACCTCGGCAAGAGAGGCATCCGTTGAAATTCCGTTAAAAGAGAGTTCTCAATCGGTTGGTGAAATAACAGTTCGTCCGCAAATAAACAAGGAGCGTGCCATAAACCCAATGGCTTTGGCAGAGGGGCGCATGTTAAGTGTAGAAGAAGCCAACCGTTTTGCCGGTGCATTCAACGACCCGGCACGTTTGGTAACTTCTTTTGCCGGGGTATCCGGGACA encodes the following:
- a CDS encoding integrase core domain-containing protein produces the protein MYVIELKRKEIQISMTEENHCYENAVTERVNGILKDEFYLDQCFFSTLQAKRAAKNAIKLYNNKRLHLSLGYKILHLVFFNVA
- a CDS encoding FecR domain-containing protein; its protein translation is MESNKKSDAAEMLRLYLQDRYSLETEEKVQQWLVKNPVTEEMEQASKEYWDSINTGKDATAFEALKRVNTKIGIYSEEKKTVWLRTFSKVAAIFILLIGISGVWFYLQHQSSPAMVEISAAYGEMKHVALPDQTEVWLNVGSSLKYPSVFNQKIRSVSLTGEAFFSVTKNQLKPFVVETKNLTVKVLGTKFNLKAYPDEHQTTATLQEGKIEVQTAKNQKQQMVPNEQLVYNSETSILKVAKINPEDIPDWKNGNLLFSEATLGEILQTLERRFNISFDTDKSIDLSTERYTIKFEREETPAQILQVLADMAGNFSYSSKSGQITLKKR
- a CDS encoding RNA polymerase sigma-70 factor, with translation MTKINQSTLAALQKGNHPAFEKVFIFYYTKVRTFILGYVKTMADAEELAEEVFVGLWQNHKSIDPEKSFDSYLYTIAKNKALNFLKRKYASKTIIEMQAPSTFSHSPEEEYIALEKALLIEMIVEKMPAQRKKVYQLRQQGMTNEEIAQELDTTKRNVESQVSLALKEVRSAFRDYLIVFV